One Amorphoplanes digitatis genomic window carries:
- a CDS encoding cupin domain-containing protein, translating into MERTSLTALIREHLSLARDATSGRSAHTVYGGHARTLRQTLIALTNGQRLDDHENPGEATLHVLYGRVRLTAGDTAAEGETGDLLIIPDARHALEALEDSAVLLTVAKQ; encoded by the coding sequence ATGGAGCGCACCTCGTTGACAGCATTGATCCGGGAACACCTGTCGCTGGCCCGCGACGCGACCAGCGGTCGCAGTGCCCACACCGTGTACGGCGGGCATGCGCGCACGCTCCGGCAGACCCTCATCGCGTTGACCAACGGCCAAAGACTCGACGACCACGAGAACCCGGGCGAGGCGACTCTGCACGTACTGTATGGCCGGGTCCGCCTCACCGCCGGCGACACCGCGGCGGAAGGCGAGACCGGCGACCTTCTGATCATCCCGGACGCCCGGCACGCACTCGAAGCGCTCGAGGACAGTGCCGTCCTGCTCACAGTGGCCAAGCAGTGA
- a CDS encoding LapA family protein, with protein sequence MSDDQIRTPTAPVDPTASASTSQASTGSPTGQVPRTRAGSAWFGICAAALLSVVLIIFIGQNTGNVQVNFLGMEGSLPLALALLIAAVGTAILIMAVGTVRIAQLRRRLSHQR encoded by the coding sequence ATGTCCGACGACCAGATTCGCACTCCCACCGCGCCTGTTGACCCCACGGCTTCAGCCTCGACGTCGCAGGCTTCGACCGGCTCGCCGACGGGTCAGGTTCCCCGCACTCGCGCCGGCTCGGCGTGGTTCGGCATCTGTGCCGCCGCATTGCTTTCCGTGGTACTGATCATCTTCATCGGGCAGAACACCGGCAACGTGCAGGTCAACTTCCTGGGCATGGAGGGCAGCCTGCCGCTGGCCCTGGCGCTTCTTATCGCCGCTGTCGGCACCGCGATCCTGATCATGGCGGTCGGCACGGTCCGCATCGCCCAGCTACGCCGCCGCCTGTCCCACCAGCGCTAG
- a CDS encoding DUF5994 family protein yields MKAATGTTHMTIASAAPPSVPRLRLEPTGSRRALLDGAWWPRGTDPAAELPGLVLAIDKLRGPVIRLVLTAAGWDSHPSRLTVNGRVLRLGYFTSQPLCLLTAICADNERVDLLVVAPGTGSDTAAAAMTMAATTTNLVHAQDILLAVGTPALRAAVDNAPEDAWETDGGRTGPAPAPAEHRGAQASRG; encoded by the coding sequence ATGAAAGCCGCGACCGGCACCACACACATGACCATCGCCTCGGCGGCGCCACCGTCCGTCCCGCGGCTGCGCCTGGAACCCACCGGCTCCCGACGCGCCCTGCTCGACGGCGCCTGGTGGCCGCGCGGCACCGATCCCGCCGCAGAACTGCCCGGCCTGGTCCTGGCCATCGACAAGCTACGCGGCCCGGTCATCCGGCTCGTACTGACGGCAGCGGGCTGGGACAGCCACCCCAGCCGTCTCACCGTGAACGGCAGGGTTCTACGGCTGGGCTACTTCACCAGCCAGCCGCTCTGCCTGCTGACCGCGATCTGCGCCGACAACGAGCGCGTCGATCTGCTCGTCGTCGCACCCGGCACCGGCAGCGACACCGCCGCAGCGGCGATGACAATGGCTGCCACCACCACCAACCTCGTCCACGCCCAGGACATCCTCCTCGCGGTCGGCACACCGGCCCTCCGAGCAGCGGTCGACAACGCGCCCGAGGACGCTTGGGAAACCGACGGCGGTCGGACGGGTCCCGCCCCAGCCCCGGCAGAGCACAGGGGTGCTCAAGCCAGCCGGGGTTGA